A window of the bacterium genome harbors these coding sequences:
- a CDS encoding ABC transporter ATP-binding protein gives MINVDKLSKHYGEMRAVDGISFRAEPGRIFGLLGPNGAGKTTTLGCISGLLKPTAGHVSVMGHDVQREGPAARAALGVVPQELALYEELSARENLDYWGGAYGLGGAALKARVAAALERVELVDRAKEPVKRFSGGMKRRLNFACGIVHAPKVLLLDEPTVGVDPQSRVRLLELVRELAAGGACVLYTTHYMEEAEKLCDELAIVDRGHVIAMGTMDELRAQLGERDILRISGHFEPEAVRRGLSGLAGVGEIVADAEGITLDLPQASRRLPEVFAALAAAGGEPRETTLTRPSLESLFIKLTGRELRE, from the coding sequence GTGATCAACGTCGACAAGCTCAGCAAGCACTACGGCGAGATGCGCGCCGTCGACGGCATCAGCTTCCGCGCCGAGCCGGGGCGCATCTTCGGCCTGCTCGGGCCCAACGGCGCCGGCAAGACCACCACGCTCGGCTGCATCTCGGGCCTGCTCAAGCCCACCGCCGGCCACGTCAGCGTGATGGGCCACGACGTGCAGCGCGAGGGCCCCGCCGCGCGCGCGGCCCTCGGCGTCGTGCCCCAGGAGCTGGCGCTCTACGAAGAGCTCTCCGCGCGCGAGAACCTCGACTACTGGGGCGGCGCCTATGGCCTCGGCGGCGCGGCGCTGAAGGCGAGGGTGGCCGCCGCGCTCGAACGCGTCGAGCTCGTCGACCGCGCCAAGGAGCCGGTCAAGCGCTTCAGCGGCGGCATGAAGCGGCGCCTGAACTTCGCCTGCGGCATCGTCCACGCGCCGAAGGTGCTGCTCCTGGACGAGCCCACCGTCGGCGTCGACCCGCAGAGCCGCGTGCGCCTGCTCGAGCTCGTGCGCGAGCTCGCCGCCGGCGGCGCCTGCGTCCTGTACACGACGCACTACATGGAGGAAGCCGAGAAGCTCTGCGACGAGCTGGCGATCGTCGACCGCGGCCACGTGATTGCCATGGGCACGATGGACGAGCTGCGCGCCCAGCTCGGCGAGCGCGACATCCTGCGCATCAGCGGCCATTTCGAGCCCGAGGCCGTACGGCGCGGGCTCAGCGGCCTGGCCGGCGTGGGCGAGATCGTCGCCGACGCCGAGGGCATCACGCTGGACCTGCCGCAGGCCTCGCGCCGACTGCCCGAGGTCTTCGCGGCCCTCGCGGCCGCCGGCGGCGAGCCGCGCGAGACCACGCTCA